From Plasmodium yoelii strain 17X genome assembly, chromosome: 11, a single genomic window includes:
- a CDS encoding 6-pyruvoyltetrahydropterin synthase, putative — MSNDLFKSENNIAELLVESPAFTFHCAHFIAYKGFRETLHGHNYNVSLKVKGHIQSDGYVVDFSILKKIVKNICNTIDHRFIIPTNSDVLKIEKINNNFQITCEDNSVYSFPQNDCVEIPIKHSSTEEIGHYILNKAIDAIGMDFLKNRSVTYIEISVSESLTQKAMVCRYI; from the coding sequence ATGAGCAACGATTTATTTAAGtcagaaaataatatagcaGAACTTTTAGTTGAATCACCAGCATTTACATTTCATTGTGCCCATTTTATTGCTTATAAAGGATTCAGAGAAACATTACATGGTCATAATTATAATGTTTCGTTAAAAGTGAAAGGGCATATACAAAGTGATGGATATGTTGTagatttttctatattaaaaaagattGTTAAAAACATTTGCAATACAATAGACCATCGTTTTATTATACCCACTAATAGTGACGTTctaaaaatcgaaaaaataaataataattttcaaattaCATGTGAAGATAATTCTGTATATTCATTTCCACAAAATGATTGTGTTGAAATTCCTATAAAACATTCATCGACTGAAGAAATAGGCCATTACATTCTTAATAAAGCAATAGATGCAATAGGCATGGATTTCCTTAAAAATCGATCAGTTACTTATATAGAGATAAGTGTGAGTGAATCGCTAACCCAAAAAGCGATGGTTTGCAGGTATATATAA